A section of the Pseudomonadota bacterium genome encodes:
- a CDS encoding exonuclease SbcCD subunit D C-terminal domain-containing protein yields SKNKISVNSCVLVVREKTVPCFQELVRIVGSLDDIHAKLEELKKEKSSAWLEIEYTGSDIIGNLREMLDEAMADSAMEIRRIKNRRVMDRVISAAGEDETLDDLDAGDVFTRCLDTFEVPDEYREELTVSYNEIIKDLMEEDINAE; encoded by the coding sequence AATCAAAAAATAAAATTAGTGTCAATTCGTGTGTATTAGTGGTTCGAGAAAAAACCGTACCGTGTTTTCAGGAGCTGGTCCGCATTGTCGGGTCTCTGGATGATATCCATGCAAAGCTGGAGGAGCTCAAAAAGGAAAAAAGCTCTGCTTGGCTTGAGATTGAATACACCGGCAGCGACATCATCGGCAACCTGCGCGAGATGCTCGACGAGGCCATGGCTGACTCTGCCATGGAAATCCGCCGGATCAAAAACCGGCGCGTCATGGACCGGGTGATAAGTGCGGCCGGGGAAGATGAAACCCTCGATGATCTGGATGCCGGGGATGTTTTCACCCGCTGTCTGGATACCTTTGAGGTGCCGGATGAATACCGGGAGGAACTGACGGTCTCCTATAACGAAATAATCAAGGATTTGATGGAGGAAGATATAAATGCCGAATAA